CAAGTTCGCTTCGGAGTCCGGGATCAGCTCGATGCAGGTCGTCGGCGGGGTGGCGGGGAAATCCCGCGTCAAGGTCGTGGCCAAGAACAATGCGGCCAAGGGGCAGACCGACCTGCCGGTGGGATTGGCAACGGCGCTTCTGGGCGCGACGGCTCTCACCGTTCAAGTGGACGCCGAAGGAATGCCGAGCTGCCTCAGTCAGACCTTCACCGACATCCGGCAGCAAACGTCGGAGAAGTTTCTCGCGAAGCCCTGACGGATGGGAGGAAACAGAAAGGCCGCCTGATCGAGTCGCGGATGGGTTCTGAGGACATGCCGGTGCGGGAGAGTCAGCCTCGGCAAACGACCTTCGAGATCCGAAGGCTCTGGATCCTTCGATGGGCCTTCCCGTCCGCGGTGAGCCAACAGCCGCCCGTCAATCGAGCGCAGGCAGCGTACACGGCGTCGTAGCCTGTCACCCTGTGAGCGGCTGCGATCTCGGCCGCAGCGGCCAGGAGTTCGCGCCCATTGCCGATCCGCTGGAAGCCCAGATTTTGCAGCGCATCGAGATGAGCGCGCAAGGCAACGCCGTCCTTGCCCACGAGCCGCGCCAGGACCGATAGCATTTCATTGAAAAACAACTCGGGCACGACGAACCCGGAGGGGTCATCGCGAATCTGGTCCAGGATCTGGACGGCCTCCT
This genomic window from Candidatus Binatia bacterium contains:
- a CDS encoding type II toxin-antitoxin system VapC family toxin, producing the protein MKWFVADEAGGEEAVQILDQIRDDPSGFVVPELFFNEMLSVLARLVGKDGVALRAHLDALQNLGFQRIGNGRELLAAAAEIAAAHRVTGYDAVYAACARLTGGCWLTADGKAHRRIQSLRISKVVCRG